From a region of the Panicum virgatum strain AP13 chromosome 2K, P.virgatum_v5, whole genome shotgun sequence genome:
- the LOC120695813 gene encoding double-stranded RNA-binding protein 3-like, with amino-acid sequence MYKNQLQELAQRSCFSLPSYVCTREGPDHAPCFRAAVTFNGETFEGPSGCTTLRQAEHAAAEVALARLSLRGPSTSLASRVLDETGVYKNLLQETAHRAGLKLPAYTTVRSGPGHSPVFASTVELAGMSFAGDPARTKKQAEKNAAMAAWSSLKRRPEARKEPGAGDEQDHVVVARVLAALKPRSDGKAAPPLPKQCGTGSSPSALRRPSLYRHQWWPRNTPAQPPRTPTAPPAGPMILPPFHLLQQRASSSMDAAAAELVRMLERAAIVRDRAAAEARPPSPCYYAPASAYHRHGAAPRSFAAGGPHAPAVSVRSVIPVCAAPLPRPPAKEGRNGPATSSDAGKRV; translated from the exons ATGTACAAGAACCAGCTGCAGGAGCTGGCGCAGAGGAGCTGCTTCAGCCTGCCGTCGTACGTGTGCACGCGGGAGGGCCCCGACCACGCGCCCTGCTTCCGCGCCGCCGTCACCTTCAACGGCGAGACCTTCGAGGGCCCCAGCGGCTGCACCACGCTCCGCCAGGccgagcacgccgccgccgaggtcgcCCTCGCCCGCCTCTCCCTCCGCGGCCCCTCCACCTCGCTAGCCTCCCGGGTCCTC GATGAGACGGGGGTGTACAAGAACCTGCTGCAGGAAACCGCGCACCGGGCCGGGCTCAAGCTGCCGGCGTACACCACGGTGCGCTCGGGCCCGGGCCACTCGCCGGTGTTCGCCTCcacggtggagctcgccggcatgagcttcgccggcgaccccgccaGGACCAAGAAGCAGGCGGAGAAgaacgccgccatggccgcctggTCGTCCCTCAAACGGA GGCCGGAGGCGCGCAAGGAgccgggcgccggcgacgagcaggaccacgtcgtcgtcgccagAGTTCTCGCCGCGCTGAAGCCTCGAAGCGACGGCAAGGCGGCGCCGCCTTTGCCAAAGCAGTGCGGCACCGGCTCTTCTCCCTCCGCTCTTCGGCGCCCGTCGCTGTACAGACACCAATGGTGGCCTCGGAACACCCCTGCTCAGCCGCCGAGGACtccgacggcgccgccggccggccccatgatCCTGCCTCCCTTCCACCTGCTGCAGCAACGGGCGTCGAGCTCCATggatgccgcggcggcggagctggtgCGCATGCTGGAGAGGGCGGCCATCGTGAGGGACAGGGCCGCCGCGGAGGcgcgcccgccgtcgccgtgctACTACGCGCCCGCGTCGGCGTACCACCGCCACGGCGCCGCGCCGAGATCCTTCGCCGCGGGCGGGCCCCACGCGCCGGCTGTGAGCGTGCGGTCGGTGATCCCGGTGtgcgccgccccgctgccgcggccgccggccaagGAGGGACGGAATGGCCCAGCGACATCCTCGGATGCAGGCAAGAGGGTGTGA